The Plutella xylostella chromosome 30, ilPluXylo3.1, whole genome shotgun sequence genome contains a region encoding:
- the LOC125491073 gene encoding uncharacterized protein K02A2.6-like — protein sequence MNELHSSHFGINRMKQIARSYFWWPTVDKEISNITSSCLICLENRNAPEKAPLSTWPCSESVWERLHADFLGPIYGKMFLVIVDSYSKWPEVFLMSNITAGKTISIFKDVYTRFGYPLHLVVDNGPTWTSNEFKEFCNITGVKMSYTPPYHPATNGAAERFVQTFKNHVKKIVDSGHNLEYATNLFLFDYRTSVNRTTGVSPAKLLFGRELRSRFSLLRPQPISTRLQMHNEKLKQYYQGSRSVLFNVGEKVMIRDYRNKAKKWILGQVQESLTPGVTYMVEAQGRVVKRHVNQMLKCSVTI from the exons aTGAATGAGTTACATTCAAGTCATTTCGGAATAAATAGAATGAAGCAAATAGCTCGTTCCTATTTTTGGTGGCCAACTGTGGATAAAGAAATAAGCAATATTACATCTTCATGTTTAATTTGTTTAGAGAATCGCAATGCACCTGAAAAAGCGCCTCTGTCTACTTGGCCATGTTCTGAGTCTGTGTGGGAAAGATTACATGCAGATTTTCTTGGTCCTATTTATGGAAAAATGTTTCTTGtaatagtcgacagctattCAAAGTGGCCTGAAGTTTTTCTCATGTCAAATATTACAGCAGGTAAAACCATCTCAATTTTCAAAGATGTATATACAAGATTTGGTTATCCACTCCATTTGGTGGTAGATAATGGCCCAACCTGGACAAGCAATGAATTTAAAGAATTTTGTAACATAACAGGGGTAAAGATGAGCTATACACCTCCCTATCATCCGGCCACAAATGGAGCGGCTGAACGATTCgtacaaacatttaaaaaccatgtaaaaaaaattgtggaTAGCGGACATAATTTAGAATATGCCACTAACTTGTTTCTGTTCGATTATCGAACTAGTGTTAATAGAACCACTG gTGTTAGCCCTGCAAAATTGTTATTTGGGCGTGAGCTTAGGTCAAGGTTTTCCCTTCTAAGGCCACAGCCAATTAGTACACGTTTGCAAATGCATAATGAAAAACTTAAACAGTATTATCAGGGAAGTAGATCTGTGTTATTTAATGTGGGGGAGAAGGTTATGATTAGAGATTATAGAAATAAGGCAAAAAAATGGATTCTTGGTCAAGTACAGGAGAGTCTAACACCAGGAGTAACTTATATGGTTGAAGCACAGGGTAGAGTTGTCAAACGACATGTTAACCAAATGTTAAAGTGTTCAGTGACCATTTAA